The sequence ATACCTGCCTTTGTCTAAAGACGGAAGAAAAATGTGTCAAGGTAGTTTGAAGACAGACATGCGAAACACTATGTCCTGATCAGGACAAACCTAAACCATGTCCTATGGTGGTTCCAGACAGGCCGAGCCGTCCCCATATAACTATCTGTATCAGACTAAAAGTTTCCACGAAGTGACCGTCCTTGCGCTGCAAGATCAATTCTGACGTGTCCAAGTGTAACGATATCCGATAATCAGTCACACCTAGCGATCGGATACCAAGGGTTTGTCCTTACCTGAGCACAATTCATATAAACAGAATACTGTAAGGTTTTTTTCTGTCGTGTGAATTCATTTCTGACTTTTTGTAAGCGAGTAGCACGGCGCCTGTATGCCGATGAATGATCCTGAGCCCTGTAACGTTAGTAGTCCGCGCACGTACAAGGGAACTTCAGGCGCCACTACCCTGATAGAGCTCAGCGTGGAACATTGTATACGTGCTTTAGCACCGCTTTAGTCACAGGATAGGTCTGGAAACGTAAGTCACGGCCATAAAGTAATGCCGTCGGCTCTACCGTTGCGTGGCTCAAGAAACAGGGAGAAAGCATCATAAAGTGTCATCGACCGAAAATAGATCTTCATTGCCATTTACCTAATCCCAGCCGGTCGCCCCCTATCCCAGGGTTGCGGGAGGTCATGCCGCTCTTTAAATATTCCAGTTAACGTGCAAATCACGGCACGGACCGGCAGCTCGAGAGGCGTTTTTACTGCGAGCTTCAGAGATACAGGCATAAATAGTTCTGTCAGGAGTGGGTCGTGAGAGGCGGTGGGGTGCTTGTGCACACATTATACCCACGGAGTGGAGGGAATTGTATCGTCTCAGTCAGACCTATGTTACAAGATAAACGTAGAGCCATCCCTTACATTTTCCAGCGGGCAGGAAAGAGGTCAATAGCTGGGGAATGATTACCCGCCAACTCGACTGGCGGGAATCATGTGCCATTAGCCAGCTCAGCCGGTAGCCTGTACATAAAATTGGCATTAAAACGGCGTCTGCTGCGATTGTCGTGCTAAATCTAATCAATAAATGGTTTTGGATGTCTCCTCTCTCTCTCGTGGCCTCAGATGCCGAATGTTTCCCCTCTACCACCGCTCCctcctgaaaaaaaagatgatatTCTACACGGAGGAAAATCACAATTAATCTGACAAATATTCCAGTAACAGCTGCGTTCATACACATGAGGGCACTTTGTCTCACCAAGCCTACAACACGGTTTGACTTTTGCACACCGATCGGCACAATGATAAAAAGATCAATATGCAAATATCAATATCCTTTCTTTGCATGTTGAAAGGATTCTGTGCAGATACcgatatgatacatgtagcgTCCTAATGAGCGAGATCCTGTCTGGAACAACTCAGTTGGTGCTTCGAAATCGATCTTCCATTTTGCCTTTTCCaataatgttatgttttggtAACGTTATCTTTCTTGTTCCTTTCCAACCGTTGTAACCACTCCCTCCTCCTGAGTGAAATTTGTCCCCTGTGTTGCCGTGACCCAGCCCGTGTAGAACATAACCCTTTATATCTAGTGGCCGTGCGCTCATCCATGCCTGACAGGGGGGCCACTAAAAGCCATTGCCGCCAAATCATCGCAGTAATTTGCCCTGTGGTCCGGGGTGGCCTGACCTCCAACTGGAAAGGTTCGTTACCCAGACGGTGCGAGCGGACATTAGAGAACGAGGAAGTCGTTATGTTTCTTTGACCTTCAGGTTTTACCAGAAATGTTTTTCTCGGCTGAGGCGTCCCTGGGGTGACCTGAAACAGCGGCAGTGGTGAGGGGGACATGAAACAGAACGCCGTTACGGCATTCATGGGGAGGGCTCGTCATGTAACCTTCACGAAGTCAAGACAGTGTAATCTTTCATGCCAGGATTTAATACAACAAAATCACTGATCAAATATCAGTTTTTCCAAGCATCTCCATAACGTTGGGTTGATGTACACTTGAACAAGTGATCAAACATTACTGCCCCCGTGCTCTATGATGAGCTAGTATCCCCCACGTAATCTTTATAACATTTGCGATTGTTGCGATCATGCGAAGATCATGTGAAGAAAAATACAAGCAAATCATTACTTTGATTCAATGTTCAACACGGTATCAAAAGGCTGCTACACCGTTTGTTTAAACTATATGTTTGTTTTAGAGATCGTCGAGGCTTAACTGTACTTTCAACTCTCTCTCCGTTTTCCCCACAGGTGTTCTGGTGGTGAACGTTACCTGGCGCAACAAGACGTACGTGGGAACCCTGCTGGACTGTAGCAAACATGACTGGGCTCCACCCAGGTGAGTTAGTTACCAGCATTCATCACGGAAGTTGTGCTTATCACTAATTGAGTTGTCACGTCTTGTATCATTGCTTTTTGAGATATTATAAAAGACATTCGAACATCACTGAAAACATAAATTACCGCCATTTCACGGCAAGGATAACGGAATTTTTTACCGCCAGCACAAATGTAGTTTTGGCATTTCTTTCCCCCAAAGCGCGATAAAAAAGGCTCACGTTCGTCCAAATCGTAAATCGTATAGAAGAGTTCAATTTAGTTATTGATTGGCCGGTGCCCAGGGTTTGGACAGCAATCATGATGCGGAGGCTGGAGAATGCTGCATGGGTCTGTCAAGATAAGGTTCCCGCGCAGGCAAGGATCCTGGCCAAGTACAGAAAATCCGGGAATCTAATTTCCCATCTCTAACGTTATAGCTGCGGCGTTGAGCTGACGTCGTTACAACGTGGGAGATCGGTGAACCGTGCAGAAGCTGGTTAATATGAGGGGAGAATGGCTGGTTATCATGCAGACCACGTCTGCAATGTAACCAAAGATTGTCTGTCACAAAGTGCCTTTTACTCATAAGTCGGATTTTCTCTTTATCACCAACAAAGCGCTATAATTAAAGCGTTAAGGTATCTTGGCTACTTAAAATGCGATTAGTGTTACAGCGCTTCAAAACACACCGCGGAGTAATTCCGGCTGGTTGTGGCCGATCAGTAAATTATGGAAGGAAAGAACTTGCAGGTAGGATGAGAGATATTTGATTGGCCCTTAAGCAAGACGAATTCTATACCTAGTGATTTTCACAGATGATCTTTCAGACGAAATAATACACGAGAAAAAAAACGACACGGAAAATCTTAAACGGATCTGTATGGAACTAGAATATAATCAACAACAGGGAACTGACAACAAAGCGGTAAACAAAATATTAATGCAATAATGATCATCTTTTACTCAAGTCCATGCCCGAATGCTTATTGGAAGTTACAAAATAATACCATACCTTAAGAGACAGTCAAACAAATAgtaatcattgttgttgtttggtttgaattattgttattgggtcAAGTGTTCTGGAAATTTTGTTCTTCCCATGTCATAATTTTCCCCCAAATTTGTTTCTCCAGGTTTAGCGAGTCTCCGACCAGTGATATGGAAACCAAACCGCCGCCGCCTCCTCCCGCCAAGGCTAGCCGGGGGAAGCGTGCCCGGAACAACAACGCGTCCGGCGAGGACATGAGCAACTTCACCGAGACGCGCTCCTCCATTCACAGCAAGCTGCGTAACAACAACGGGAACGGCAGCAACGGCACGGGGAAGACTGGGCGGAAGGGGAACAACAAAACCCCCACAAGGGACGACGATGGGAAGCCTGACACACCGCCGGGGACAAAACGTAAGGCAAAGTCGTCTACAGACGGCGAATCCGTGTCAAGCACGGACGAAGTCAAGCCTGCAAAGCGAATGAGGGCAAATTCGCGAAGTACCCCCACCCCACAAGGCGAGGGGCCTGCACCTGCCCTGATAGAGTGTCCTCACGTGAACtgtaacaaaaagtacaaacacATCAACGGCTTGAGATATCATCAAGCGCACGCTCATCTGGAAGACACAAAGGCGGCACCTGAAAACCGCAAAGAGAACACAACAACTGCCACGGCTCCATCCGCTCTGAGCTCTTTGATTAAAGAAGAGAAACTCTTGCAGCAGTGTATGGTAGCCATTCCAGATAAACTCAGAGAACTGGCCGACAGAGAGCGGCAGAACCTAGGGTCGGCTGATCTGGCGAAGAGGGAAGACGAGATGCCCAACAAAGTCTTGGACAGTTTAGAAAAGCTCGATAGCCTAAAGAGGAAAGAGCAAGATAACATACAGCTGAAGGAATCGGAGAGCTTGTTGAAGATCAAGGCTGAAGCAGCCAGTGAGTACGACTTTCCAGGAGTTAGTTTTCCTACTGAGAAGCCAACAGCTAAAACTGCTGCTTCCTCGGGGAAGGGGAAATTTGACTTCTTTGCCAGAGGAAGAGGTCCTCGCAGCCAGGGCAGAAGTAACTCCGGTGGACAGGATGGGCGGGAGAAGTCCAAGATGGACCAGCATCACGGCGTGCAAAACGGCTTTCAGCACGGAGTAGACGCGTTATCGTTTATCGGAGCGCATTCTGCTCGCCCCGGAGCGATTCTCAATAGACATTCGGATCCAAGAGGGATTCCAAGTGCGAATTTAAATTCTATGGACGGGAAAGATGCCTCCAGCGTGGGGTCACCAACTGCACCCCCAAATGTCAACGTGTTTCAGCTTCCCCAGCAGCAGCAACTCATGGCACAGCAAACGTCCGTGATTCAGAGCACCACAGCTCACGCGGAAAGAGATGTTACCGGGTTTGCGGAGAAATCCAAGATAGGAAGCGACaaagaaaaatcaaagaaatCGCCTGGTAGCGGGGGGTCGTCTAAGAACGAGAGAACCACCGGGAAGAGTAAAGCGGCGAGGCCTATCGCTCCTGCGCCAGCCGTCCCACACCTGATAGCGATCCCATCATTCTCCTCTTCAAACGTGGCCGCTTCTGGGATACAAGCCATCTCCACAACACCCAAAACACCTTCCACGGCGCTGAAACCTATCCAGCCCAAACCAACAATCATGGGAGAACCACCGCCTCAAACCATATCTGTTCCCAGCTTTAAGGAGAAGAAACACAAGCAGAAAAAACGAAGTAAGGATAAGAATAAAGACAAGGAGAAAGACAGAGTTTCAAAGGAGTTAAAGAGCAAAGAGGACACGAAAGGACCAAAAGCAAGTGATGTTCCCTGTAATTTATCAATAGAGCACGCCGAGGAAAAGTCGTCTATTAAAAGTAGTCATAACATCGCTCCCCAAAAGGTGGACAAATTTGGTCTCCCCCTGTCGAACTCTCCAAACGGCCACACCACGTTAACTGACGTCATAAGTTCCGTTTTGTTACGTGATGCTCAAGGCAGTAACATCCCCTCCACTGTAAGGACGTTTGACAATAATAAGTTCTCTTATTCATCTAGCGGCGCAACGCCCAATCAGACGCCGCTTGTACAACAACTTGAGGCATCGCGGTCAGAAAGTGGCAGTCCTGCCTACTCGGACATATCTGATGAGGGAAATGATCCAAACAAATCCGGTGGGAGATCGAGGAGCTCTCGTCGAGTAGAAGATAGGGAGCCTGCCAATCAAACATCCATCAAGACCGACGATGATGGTGAAATGTCTTCAGGTTTTCAGTCTCATTACGCCTCCATCAGAGCATCTCATACGGCAACAAGTGCCACTGCCTCCTTACACAATCCGCTTAAAAGAGAATCCGATGGTAGTACCGATACAGACATGCATTCAAGAACACAAGAGCCAGACCACAAAAAATCACGACCGAGTTCAGCGTCCTCCCGAGAGTCCACAACACCACCTGATAAGCAGGAGAAGCTACGGCAGTCTCCTCAGCAGCAGCAGCGACAATCACAGCATCCGGGCTATGCACAGTATCCTCATTATCAGTACCTCGCCTACCACGGGTACCGCATCGATCCGGCCTATCATAATTACCTGACGGCTGCCGACCCGCAGTACAGGCAACAATATGAAAAACTCATGGAAGAACAACAATCAAGATTCAGGTCTGACCAAGACCGGAAGGTAAAAGATAACGGGAAAGAGAACTCGGAAGGGTCGAAGGGTAGTTCTGACTTCCGTGGTGAAGAGAAGGGTGTGGAGGGGAAGGACTCTGACCAAATGGACGCCTCCAATCCGCCTCAACTCGAGCCCATTAAAGACACCAGAGCCAAGGAGGACTCAAAAGATGGAGAATCTTCCCCGGCTAGCAGCTCTTCTTCTTATCCCTCCCAGCCGCCCCCGCTGAAACGGGCTGATGACACGGACAATCTGAAAGCCAAGCAGAGTGAGAATCACCAGATCATGAGAGAGAGCATTGCGTTAAAGGCACAACTAGAGTCAGGCCCACGTAGGACGCCAtcttcatcctcatcatcatcatcatcacaaggTAATCATGTCAAACGTCATGTTGAATGAAGTAGCATTTGTGGAACACACTTTTAGAACCGTATGCAGATCTTTaaagtttcatttttgtttgtttgaagtgTGTCTACTTGTTTGTGCCCCTTTCTCTGTACAGCAGCGATGGGCTTCGATCCCAGGATCCTGTACGCTCAGCAGCAGGAGGAGATGCGGCAGTACTACCTGTACCAGCAGCGGGTGGCCGAACAGCACAAAATGGAGGACGAGCGGCGGCGGCAGATCAAAGCTGAACACTCACAGAACAGACTCGATCCACAGCCGCGGCAGAATCACAGTCCACGGACCGACCAGAAGCAGCGGCATTCTGACGGCGGAGGCAGTCGCAAAGAGACGGAGAAACAACATTCCGCTAAACTGAAGGAACCCAGTTCGGGACAGAGTAGCAGATCATCAACGCCGAACAAGAAAAGTCCCGGGTTATTGTCCAAGGAAGATTCAAAGGAATCTGAGCAGTCGGCCAAACATCTTGAACGTCGTCTGAAGGAAGGTCGGGATTCGAATGACAGGAAAAGCCAAGATGGTAGAAGAGACAGTTCGTCCTCTTCACGCCAAGTTCCTTACCCATACATGTCGCAGTATTCCTACGTGCACCCATATGCTGCTATGCACCTGGACCCGGCCTACAGAGGAATGTACCCCATAGGCTATGCAGGTGCTCCGTATGTCCATCCACAGTTCCGGTACCAAGGAGACCCGGCAGGTTCACCACAACAAGTCCTCGGCTCGTCATACAAAGGTCAGTCTGCCGCCGCGCACGACCGGCCTCCCACCATGTCCCCTGCCCCAGGGAAGGGCACAGACTCGCCTGACAAACAGGCCCCACCGAAGAAGACGCACACCATTTCACACTACCCCCAGCAGCCTTCCCCCAGAAAGGAGAAGGAAGAGCCTGCCGCCAAGCAGAAGTCGCCTCCGTCACCGGCACCGAAGGAAAGTTCCACGGAGAAACCCGCAGCTGAGTCCGGGGAGAAAGCCGACCGTAAGGGGACCACTCCTCAGCATCACGTGCACACccaccaccacacacacatCGGCGTGGGCTTCCCTGTTGTTGGACAATATGACCCTTATAATGGTGAGTATAGACATTTGATGTAGGAGCTGGTCTGTGCATCCAGTCAGATGCACATATTAATTGTATTTATGATTGTAAAGTTCAAAGTCTATAATTCCCCATTTTGCGTTTGTGGGAGATGGCGAAATTGATAAGATAAAGGAAGTTCATACGTCAGAATCTAGTACCACTTTAAAACTGGTGGTTGCCGTAGAGAATATTAAGACTGAAAACAGACGTCTCATTCAACAGGCGTGGGCAGCACGAGTAGAATCATACCATTATCGATGATGTAATTAATGGCCGTGGTGTAACTGGCGATGATTCACGTTCACTGCATACCGACTACAGATCATAGCCAAATGGATAGTACCTGATggtttttctaaaatttgtggagTACCACACAATCGTTAAGTGTCATATCATATGCAATAGATTCATCAGTGATTAAATTTGCTCATTAGATATACAAAAAATATTTGACATCTTTCTCTGTTTCGCACTGCCATTGCACTGTCAGTCAGTCATGAAACGTTACGCTTCGCCTCAATAGAGGAGCAGCCGCTTTACCATCTTTACTTTATCTTTACGACTGAATCATAAGCAGCATGATCTTATCGCTGGGTGTGGGCTATCTTTCATCTGCAATGTCCCATGCACGCGGCATTTGCGTACCGCACAGATATCTATAAAACGTTATGACTTATAGACCTAACCATTGCCTTCATCTTTCAGCAGCGGTTCTTTCTGGTCAGCAATCGCCAGGCGTGGTTCATTCCCCGATTGCATCCTTTACACCACGCCGGTATGTGAACTGTGCTCTATCTTGTTGCTATGGGTGATCAGTTTTAGGGCAATGGTCTGGTCTgaagatatcaaatatcatgcGTCAATGCGCGAATGCCCATATAACAATGTTTACAACGATGTTACCAATTCGTTCTTCTTTAATGTTACCTTCTACGACCAAATCCACAGTGTGCATTATTTTATGTAGCACAGAAGTTATGCAGTCGCTTTGCTTCTGATGGGGAGACATTCCTTTTGCAAGGCTGCATCCAATGGGTATAATGTTATTACCGCATCTCATCCTCCGCGACGACCGAAAACTGAATCTTCGTTGATTAGATTACATGTTAGTGTGAGGTGACCTCGCCTGAGTAAAGGCTGATCCCATTACTAAATGATAGGGGAAATTATCGATTTTTCCATTTTCTGCATCCTCTGCCTCCCTGCAGTCATACGGAGTTGACCTTCTTGTTATTTGTACCTCCTTACAGAGAGTAGAGCGTGAGGAGAGTTCAACATCACCCCGGTACCTTCAGCCTCAGAAGCAGTGGAGACACATCGGAATGCAGATCACATTGCAAGCACCATTTGATAACATCGACTCCAGTCTCTGTATGCATGACCTGACCGCACTGCATGGAAGATGCTCTTATTTCTCGCCACACCGCTCGACCATGTGTGGAGAGAATTCAGAATCGCTGGCCACGGAGGGAGTCAAGTAGCTAGTATAAGGCGACTAAAAGCAGCGATAGAAAAAGTAAACTCCGCGCTATAAGCAATGATGTGAAAACCCCTGCGACGTGTGATAACCTTGGCTGCCTCGCCAAGGACGCGGTTGGCTCCAGTATATATCCAGCCGAACACTTGTCGCTGATGTTGTCAACCTAAATGTCACAGATTATACAGCTTTATCCACCTCTGCTCTGGTGACACTTTTCTGTCTCTCGGCAGTAAATATTCATTTATTGTGTCAGCATAATTAGACAGTTGAGtggaaatgtaaaatgtaatggGTATTGAGTCCATATAGTGCCATGTGACGTTTTATTACAACTCAGTTTTACGGTCATGCAGCATTTTGGTTTCAGTCTAAAATGCTTACCACGATGTAAATGAGAACGTTGCTGTTCGATTAATCAGATTTACGACGGATGCCTACCCGTAGTGATGTATATGAATACTCAGAACTGTGTACGAAACAAGTCGGAAGAAGtagcacaagagaacatagcgaAGACTACATACCTGTTAGAAATGCCCTGTAAATTATCAAACTCTAATGTGCATGTTTGTGCTGTGTTGCTTGAAAGGGTATTGGCTGACTGCTGTGCAGTTAGGTTCCGtcttgtttatgtatgtatgtacgtatgtatgtatgtatgtatgtatgtaaatattcGCAGATGTTACTTGCGTCATCACCTACCGCTCAGACTGCAGTGAATGTAGAAGTGATCGCTACCTGTGGCGCTACTATATGACAAACCTGCCGAAACCCTCGCACTCCCGTCCAATATGTCCGTGGCGTTTGTTGGCAGCAAAATTAGAAACATTGTCTCCTTGTAGAAGCAATGTATCATAGGAGTTGCATTGGAGTGTTGCATGGAGGTTCGACATAATAAATTAGTTTTATGTAACATCTTTGTTGACATAGTGTTTTGTGTGTAATGGTTGTGATATCTTTACAGATCTAAACAATGCCAATGTTTATTTTGAACAACAGCTACCAGAGAGGAGTGGGGTGAACTTGTGACTATGGTAACAGCTTTACGCGGAAAAGGCACGCTGGTAATCGTGAAGGATAGAGTGGAAACTCTGCATTAGTTAGAATCGCATTAACAGCGTCGTAATGTTGAGACTCCTGCAGACTGGCGACGGCTGAAATCATTCCTTCTGTGAGTAATTCGTGCCAATCTTCCCCCGGGGAGCGGGAAATAAAACCCGTAAAGCCTTGTAATGATTCTGTTAAACCACACATTCTCACGACCATAACGTGCATAATTACACCGCGCACACCTCGTGCATACAAAACAGGGAACGCTGCAGCACCCGTACTCGTATGTTTGGTACATGGCTCCATCGTTTCTGGTTAAAGCTCATTCTTCATTCAGATTTAATCTAAAATACAGTCAGGTGACAAAGTATAAATCGTCCCTCGGAAGTACTCTATACTACGCCGTATTTCTTCGTTTGTTATCTGATACGTGGAGAAAGGTGCAAAACGGCGGTGATATGATTATTCAATGACGTTGTTATTTTATCATGAATGTATCAATGCTGCACTTCTATCCCTCGTTCCGTTGTACATCGATACAGCACTCTACCAGATACAAGAGACAGCTGGTTTCGCAGAAACAATCCTCCGAGCTCCGAATGTTATGACGATTGTGCATTTGCGCTTACACCTGTGATATTTCAATCCACCCACTTTGTGAAATTGCTTCCATTTCCTTAAACATGGCAATTACGGAATGTACGACCGTTTTCGGTTTATGTGTTTCACTCAGATTAGACACCGTGTGAAATTGAGATTAATTGACCTTTTCAATGAGTATTCCAGGGAAAATTGTTTAAAATCATAAACTAAACTGCGCGGGGTGTCCTGGAGGATTTGGGTACCAATCAATTATCCACGCAACAGACAAGAGGCGCCATTGTTATACATACATAATGCACATCTCCAACTTTGTAACCTTCCAACACAATTAATTATTTGTACTCCGCAGCGCGCTCAGCATACGGCAGCTAATAGGGCATGCCCGTATGGTTCTTAAACAATACAATAGGATGTGGTAAATGATTGATTAGCGAAGAACGGCTCGTAAGCACCTGACGGTAAATATCGGAGCCATGAATGGGGAGGGCCATAGACCAGGACCGCAATGAATGGATATCATCGATGATGATGTTTTCATCTTCATTATATTCTATGCAATTTCTCGTCGTAAATCATGGGATAAAAGGTGAATTATATGTGTCGTCGagcatttattcatttcttgtGGAAATTGAGTTGCTGTTGGTAATAAAACGTACAGTTCGTTTTATTAAGAACCATAAGAACCAATTAACCCTAAAATGTACTGGTCTAAGGAGACGCGAAGTCGTACATTCTAAACAGTTAAGCTTAGCAAACTTGAGTTAGTCCTACATGTAGcagaaaaatgctgtgtttccggTCCTTATGGTCTGTATTCTCTGATTGTTTGCTCCTGTTTATGTTGTGGGTTTCACATTTCGGCCGATGTGTCCACCAAAACACTTTATCAGAgttaaaactgaaatgcatctgGGACTGGTATCTTCAACATCACATTGTAATTGTATAGATATACAACGAGAACACACATGTTTAGACTTGATATGTGATTTCTACTAAATATAGCGTTTATAGAATTGTTTTAAATCAAGAAATCAATTTGGAATTTATGTACAATGAGAAAAGGACATGAACACGTTCACGGTAAAGCGTCGACACTCTAACCTGTCCAAGTGCTGAAACGCTGTTGCTGTGTCTCGAGAACCTCTCCAGCATTTCGTCACAAGCACTCTAATTGGTTGATTTTGCTGAAAATGATCAATACTAACAACCGAGCTGATAAAAACAAATCGTGATTTTCTTAAACACATTGTCAGTCAGGTGTACGTGTATTCCGGTTGCTAAATACGTACAAAAGATAGATGGGGCAACAAAATGCCGCAATTTCCATTTTATTTTCAGAACTGTATACGCGGCTTCGTGCATCATCGTGAATGCATGTCGACTTATGAGGACTTACGTTTGGTCGCGCAAATCAGTATGTTACTAGGATCTGTACAAAATCTTACCCCTGGATCAACTTCGATTTATGAAGAACTCTTCAAAATTCACGACATTTCAATCTATTGGAAATGGCATTGAATTCTGCTCTTGATGACGACGCCTACATTTTTCCCACCACACATCGCTTCCTCCTCGGGCCGTGGGACTTCTGACATGTAAAAGGTGAGAGCTGTGGAGACTTGGGCGCTGTGTTGAACATGCTGAGTCGTGGGTTCGTGCGATAACGTCTCACGTTGACTACAATATTACCCGGATCTTTCTGTGCACGACTTCATCTACATAAACTCGGGGATGTAACGTTTTCGTGTGCGTGTGCAGTGGCCCCACATTCAGCGGCAAGGTTCAATAACACGCTGCATTTCTCGTCTTCCATTTGTTAGGCGAGACGGGCCGCCGGCGATCGCCTACTTTATTGCTCTCGCTCATAAAACTATGCAGAACGAAATGGCAATGAATAGAAGCACTCGGCTCGGAATACAAATATCAAACCAAGATATACACAGATTCCTTTTGAGAATTGTACAGCAACAAAACGactcttgttttcttttccatgtTGTCCACCGTGAGTAGTTAGTGTTTGCCATACCCCAAGGCTGAACGTTTTTATCGGATAATTACCTGTATGAAGCAGCAGCCCTCCAGACTTTCCATATTTAGTTGTCAACCTGATTCGCTTGAAGGACCGTCTTTGTGATTACCAGTTcgatatgttaattttcttcCACAAAGCGATCAGTAAGTGCGATTGTCGCTTGTCGATCAGGATGAGAATACTGAAGATAGACCCTCATGTATTAATAAAATCTATTATTGATCTACAGTTTAAATTATTGCGTTTACAGGAAATCCTATGATTGTGAAGTCAGTGGTGGTTAAAAGGCTATCGGGCGTTTGGCATTTGGAATAGCTTGAAGGAACTAGGCGGTAGAGCGGCTCTGTTGG comes from Branchiostoma floridae strain S238N-H82 chromosome 2, Bfl_VNyyK, whole genome shotgun sequence and encodes:
- the LOC118409664 gene encoding zinc finger protein 608-like isoform X2, coding for MAAVLGTQEHGLYDSGDEWEVGVGDLIIDLDADLEKDRRRAEEEKIMVAPSLQKESKTGAAGKDLKMKVKRSKGVNGAKTSYSISDLNVGKKDGDSQYDFDGESSPGVVPTAAGKAGKAASGQDKPGKARGGSGGKGGRNNEKANKDGGNPSKEALSQHDESTGTNINSQSSHGNEDGQKCTSSGKSAKREEKAATKSKSSPKKDKDKSKDSSHGGKASKGSKKASKAEKADKGQSGAEKTKQANTPLMPPPPPPPPPTPSPISAQSSAFIPSVVPPATPPSVRHVGTNTTEIGVVTEPECLGPCEPGTSVNLEGIVWHETDGGVLVVNVTWRNKTYVGTLLDCSKHDWAPPRFSESPTSDMETKPPPPPPAKASRGKRARNNNASGEDMSNFTETRSSIHSKLRNNNGNGSNGTGKTGRKGNNKTPTRDDDGKPDTPPGTKRKAKSSTDGESVSSTDEVKPAKRMRANSRSTPTPQGEGPAPALIECPHVNCNKKYKHINGLRYHQAHAHLEDTKAAPENRKENTTTATAPSALSSLIKEEKLLQQCMVAIPDKLRELADRERQNLGSADLAKREDEMPNKVLDSLEKLDSLKRKEQDNIQLKESESLLKIKAEAASEYDFPGVSFPTEKPTAKTAASSGKGKFDFFARGRGPRSQGRSNSGGQDGREKSKMDQHHGVQNGFQHGVDALSFIGAHSARPGAILNRHSDPRGIPSANLNSMDGKDASSVGSPTAPPNVNVFQLPQQQQLMAQQTSVIQSTTAHAERDVTGFAEKSKIGSDKEKSKKSPGSGGSSKNERTTGKSKAARPIAPAPAVPHLIAIPSFSSSNVAASGIQAISTTPKTPSTALKPIQPKPTIMGEPPPQTISVPSFKEKKHKQKKRSKDKNKDKEKDRVSKELKSKEDTKGPKASDVPCNLSIEHAEEKSSIKSSHNIAPQKVDKFGLPLSNSPNGHTTLTDVISSVLLRDAQGSNIPSTVRTFDNNKFSYSSSGATPNQTPLVQQLEASRSESGSPAYSDISDEGNDPNKSGGRSRSSRRVEDREPANQTSIKTDDDGEMSSGFQSHYASIRASHTATSATASLHNPLKRESDGSTDTDMHSRTQEPDHKKSRPSSASSRESTTPPDKQEKLRQSPQQQQRQSQHPGYAQYPHYQYLAYHGYRIDPAYHNYLTAADPQYRQQYEKLMEEQQSRFRSDQDRKVKDNGKENSEGSKGSSDFRGEEKGVEGKDSDQMDASNPPQLEPIKDTRAKEDSKDGESSPASSSSSYPSQPPPLKRADDTDNLKAKQSENHQIMRESIALKAQLESGPRRTPSSSSSSSSSQAMGFDPRILYAQQQEEMRQYYLYQQRVAEQHKMEDERRRQIKAEHSQNRLDPQPRQNHSPRTDQKQRHSDGGGSRKETEKQHSAKLKEPSSGQSSRSSTPNKKSPGLLSKEDSKESEQSAKHLERRLKEGRDSNDRKSQDGRRDSSSSSRQVPYPYMSQYSYVHPYAAMHLDPAYRGMYPIGYAGAPYVHPQFRYQGDPAGSPQQVLGSSYKGQSAAAHDRPPTMSPAPGKGTDSPDKQAPPKKTHTISHYPQQPSPRKEKEEPAAKQKSPPSPAPKESSTEKPAAESGEKADRKGTTPQHHVHTHHHTHIGVGFPVVGQYDPYNAAVLSGQQSPGVVHSPIASFTPRRE